The following nucleotide sequence is from Salvia splendens isolate huo1 chromosome 2, SspV2, whole genome shotgun sequence.
CGATCTGCATTCAGAACAGAAACAGATTGTGAAAGTCGAAGGGAAAATGTACcctaatatagtactccctccgtcccccattaattggCACCGTTTGACTTTGCactggttttaagaaatgtagtggaaagtgggtggaaaaagttagttgaatttgggtcctacttttatatagttttaattttataataaaatgtacgtggaatgagttagtaggaTGTGGAGTCCATTACCAAAGCAGTAAAAAATAATAGTGCCAATTAATTGGGGacgaacgaaaaaggaaattggtGCCAATTAATGGGGGACTGAGCGAGTACAAGTAACAACAATACCTGCAGAGCTAGGTCCATTTACAGGAGTAGGATTTTCAATCTTCTTATTGACACCTCTAAAGAGCCACTACAAGCAGCCCATATGACAGTTATAATTCACTCAAACATTATTCAGGTTAGAGGGAGGGACCAAAAGTAAGTACCTCTTGCCGAGATAAATGATCCAAGTCCTTCGTTGAGCAAGGCCACAGATCCATGAAACTATACCGCGAAATGACATCTTGCAGAgaattttctaaaattgattCTCCATTCTCAGTCATACGGCATAAAGCTTCTTTCCTCCTTTGCTCAACCTAGTACAGAGAAAACCAGTGAACAGTGAACACATTACTTCCAACAGATAGGTCAAAAATGTTCAGAGTCGGTACTAAACTCGATTGAGGTCACATAGCATTTTGTGATGTCAAGCTGCGAGAATCCATGAAAGAAAGAACCAATAATCAACCACATACTAGAATGAATAATGACAAATCTACCTTTAACATGCTGGTAAGATCTCCATACGTCTGCTCAAATTGGGCAAATCTTTTCCAAACCTACAGTGAAGTAAATATATAACTTTACAATTTAAAAGTGGAACAGTAACAATCCTATATATTTTGCAATTCGAGTCAAGTAAGTGTGAAAaacaaaaggcaaaaaaaaaaagacttaAATACTTATGATATATCACATCTGAATATCTAATTGACAGGAACAGCATCATAGTTTATACTATTTCCAAGATTTTTATAGCATCTGAATACATAGTAATATCTAACTTATAACAACGATCTACACAAACAGCAGAACATAGCTCAAACAGTGCACCTCAACAGATTCATCAGGTGGAAGTGAGCTCAAAGCACGCTCAAACAAAGCACGGATATTTCTATCATCGTTCAAGCGGCACAAGAAATCAGCATATCTGCattgtaaataaaatttgatatcaTGTAAGTTGTGTTTAGCAACATTACCCTCAATATTGACAGTATGAAAAGCCTCACAGAGAACAAGGAGTTGGAATATGATAAATATGGAGTTGGAATCATACAAGAATTGAAAAAACAAGGAGGTTAAATTACTTGTGTTACATGACTCGCATCTCCATGCAGAGATGGGTTACTTATATTACAATTGCTCTAACAGCAGCCACAGCAATCAATACAGCATTTTACTAGAATTATCACCACAATTATTACAACTACAATAACAAATGTCTATGAATATCAAGgatctccgagataagaaatgCAGATAGTATCATACTGACTTTAAAGAGGTACTCACTCAAGAATGTAGCTGGGTTCATGCATAAAACGTTTGAGACCTGCTTCAAATATGTTGTGTGCAAGCTGCAAAAGAGTTGCATAAAACACATAACATGAATGtgcaaaaacataatttaaagaAAACCCCAATTTCTTTTCAAGTAGAAAGATTGAAAGGATTTATGACAGCTATGTAACACCATTTCTGTAGTATTTTTTGTTAGAGAAAACTTGATTATCATGTTATCGTATATCTCTGAGCAAGTAACACccttaaataaagaaaatggtCCTCTGTTTATATTCAGCATTAACAGATCAATCCCAGAAACACGTAGAAACTAAATCACCTTTGCATCTTTATCCAGACAGAATGCCATCATTGCATATGCAACATAAACATGGTAGGTGCAGTTCGGAGATTTACGGGCATCCAGAAAGTATTTGCGAgcagcttcaactccttcagtCCTCCTTAAGAATCGTATAAACTGCAGAGCAGACAGCAGAAACAATTTACAAATCCAACCACCATTAGAGTTCGGATCGCTCTAACCACTCGAGGATTAAATATAACTGCAGCATCCTTTACAATTCCATGTCCATCTATTAGTTGTATTCTGTTTCTGATAATATTAGATTGCTCTTCAGCAGATACCAGTAATGTGAGTTTTCACTTCTGATTTTTGAACAACTTTTGTACTGCAAATGCAGCCAGAACAAAATTTTATACCTGGATGTGAGATAATGCTGTTGCATTCACGCCATCTCCAAGAAGACTTTCATACACTTTTTTTGCCACCTGGACAAAAAGAAAGCAtcgaaattataaaaattatttctcCTAGATGATTAATCTTAATGTCTGATCTGAAGGAAACAACCTCAAGTCAGAATAGTACCTGAGCTGCTCCACGAGTCTCCTCTAGCTCAGCATAGGCATACTTAAGCATACCTGAATCTACAACAACAGTAAAGAAATTATTAAGGAAACTAAGGAATAAAAATCAGTGAGTAATGGGATCAGATAGGGAAGAAGATACTACAGTTCAAAACAGAAGAGCAGCTATACCAAAAAAATCGATCGAGacaaccaaaataaaaatatagagaaGAATAGATATTTGAGAAGACATAATCTATCAGCTTATGGATATATACCAGGAAGAGCCTTCAGTGCGCGTTGAAAAACTTTAATAGCTGAGTCTTGAGAACCATTTATGGCATGCCACATGGCATAGTCATACCATATATCAGGGTAATGATACAAGTACATGAGGCACTAGCACCAAAACAAACGTGTGAGCACTTTCTCTTAGCTAtctattttttcatatcagttATCTTAGAGTGACCACTACACATAAATCAGAAGCTAAGACAAAAAAAACCTCAACATCAAAGCCACCATTCTAATGGTTCATGCATATAATGGAAACTGAATCACTAAATGTGATGGATGAGAAACTAATTTGAAGAACCGAAGGTTGCAAATCCCAGGAAATCCAAATAAATCCACAACAGGGGAGCATGGACAAAACGTAAGTGCAACCATTTAGATATTTTTTACAGGTAATGCTGAGGATTAAGAGAGGCCTGCAATCGTCATACTTTTGACATGTTGATCATTAAATAGCTGTGCTTATTATGCATTACTTCAGCATTGAAACAATCTAACTGTAAATCCCCAACAAACATAATTTACAAAACATAAATGGGATTCATTTCTAGTGTGCCTTTGGAAAATTTGCAATTTAGCCtaaaacttttaattttaacAATTTTATCCACAAGATTATGTAGTGTTGGCAtactaatacaaaataaaaaaatccatcCAAATTGAGCATGCACCCGTTGACAGGAGGCCTCATGGATAAATTTGATTGGAGAACATATGACGTTTCTTTGAGGTTCTAGTTTAACTAACATACAAATAGCTGTAGAAGGTCCAACTTTAAACAATGCAGCATAAAACATCTCATGGAACATCAACATACAAGAAACTGCTAAAACACAAATTCAAAAATGAAATCccattaaatagtagtagtagttctTTCAGTACCTGTTCATACGCAAATGTTATCCTTTTATTTGCTGAAACATTGTCAATTCTCTGTGGATTACCTCTGTGAAGAAGTCAACATAGTTAACTAAGTAAACCGGTGAACTTAgcccataaaaaaaatattcacaaacGATGTATTTTTGGAAAACAACAAAGACATCAAGAGaggaaaaatgatctaaaacAATACATCAGGTGTACTTTCTTGTGCCAATGAAGAAATTGGTAATAAGAAAATTATTTCTTCTTCAAGTTACATATACTATAATCCGTCCgtctttgaaaaataaaatttttgaaacggcacgagttttaatgcacactTGGTAAAGTTAGggagaaatagaaagaaaaagtgactgaagtattgttagtaaaAAATGGGTACTCCCACCTCATTAAAGAGAGAAAAGTTTCCTAAAATAAAAGGTTTCTAATTTTAAGGGACATACCAAAACGGAAATGGCTTATATTTtgaaggacggagggagtatgttataTGCCAATACTGTAGTAATACATATTTTGTGATGCTTTCACTCATAAGAGAAACATAAGTACATAACAGTGACAGGGATACCTACTTCTCAAAACTTAATAACTTTTTCCAGGCCACCCATTGCATTTCCTCCTGTAAAATAAACAGTGTATTGTTACAAAAATAGTAATGCAAAAAAAATGATACCATTTTATTGTCTTGATAAATGAACCGGGTAAGACAATATTCTATCAGATGTTGTCCGTCCCCTATCTGAATATCAAACAAGAAACTGAGTAGAGAGTCTAGTGACTCAGTCCAAGTTAAACTGAATAAATATGTCAGGTCAGAGACTCCTCAAAAAAACATTTAGTACTTATTGCTTCTTGTATATGCACATACAGTATCTAAAGCGGCTTATGCAATTGACATATATTTTCTTGAAGCTGTTATCAGTAAAACCAGTAATTCAGAAGGTATAGCCACAAAGAAATTTAAATAAGAATACTCCACTTCTATCTAAATGGGTCAAAGAATACCTTAGGAGTACCAGAAGGAGGAACAGCAAGCATATTCCAGTCAATTTCATCAACATATTTCTTACGTTCTCGGTAAACAGCCCTTGCACTGTTATATTTTGGTTGATATTCAGTCACCAACCCTTTTGCCTACAATGTACTTCAATAATCAGCTCGGAAGTAAACGTATCGCTCAGATCATTATATATAGTGATACTATCAGCTACCATGGCAAAGATAACAGATTATATTTCTAGCTGAAACTAAAGAAAACCAATGAAGATCTTCTGCTCATAGTTAGAGGTTTATCTAGTAGTAAGACGCATATAAGTCATCAAATGAAGGATAGAATGATATCACAAACTTTTTTCCCAAATTCCCACAAATAGTTCTTTAAAAAACACTTTAAATGAAAAAACATAAGTTCTaacagtaaaaaaaatatcagaAGCAGAGTTCTACCAGTGCACGGCTCACTGAATTCTCGAAATTCTCGTACTCTCTCCAAAGTTGTTCAACATGATGAGTAGGCATAACAATAGCCCTCTGGTATAGTTTACGTATGGTAGTCATCCGCTGCGACTCTTCTAAAGTTGTTTGTGCCTGCTCCatcatattttatgaaaagaatTATAAGATTAGAAAGGTTGATTGACACAACAGCAACCAGTCATACAGTCTAACTTACAGGTAGTGATTTTAAATATGCAACATACTCCATCCATACAGGGCCAGATGCTATATCCGATCCTGTCATTGAAATTCTTACATTTAGGAAACTATTGGAACTACCCATAATTCAACAAGCTTCAAAATcaagtacttcctccgtcccaataaatatgaaacattggGTTtccggcacgggattttatgtagtgttgttttgtgagttaatgaagagagaggaaaaagtagagatggtgTTGTTTCCATTgaagaaaacgtttcatttttaatgggacaactcaaaaaggaaaacttttcattttaaatggGACATAGGGTGTATGACTTAAAGCAAAAAATGAAGGCCACAAATATGCAGCAACAGAAATAAATCATCCAGCCTCAGTGACATAATTTACACAATTTGTATAGGTTAAGCCTTTAAGGGTCAAAAGGCTTTTTACTATTATGACAACTAAAGCAGTCAATTCAAAGCTTTGTTATTGCAATTAGGAATTTAGTACAAATAAAAGGGATCTGATTTCAATAAAAACAAATAGACAATACTAAGTGGTGAAGAGGACTTGATAATTTGGAGGGTAAACTTCATTCAGATGTGCGTGTTtgcacatatatacatatatatatatatatacagagAGAGAGAAGCTGAAAATCTCTAAAATCATGATTACCATAGACAAATGAGTCATTAAAACTAGGTCACATCAAAACTGCAAATCTTCTACATTGTCAATTTGGCATACCCAGAAGTTTTACCAAACggttaattataattatagcaAAATACAGGTGGAGGTAGTGAAAAAATGTGTGGACACACGCATGTGTGAGATGGATACAAAGATAAGCACTGCAGGATGACTAACCAACATAGTTAAGCATAAATTCAAAAGCTTTCTTTGTCTCTTCTTGACCCTCTATTCCCTTCTTATCATTAACTTTCCTTATGAAGCGAATGTAGCAGCGCCTGCATAGAAATTGTGGAAGCAAGCAAGGGTTCAGGTTTCAACAAGACTAAAGCATGGAAAGACAGATAGAAGAGAGAGATATTATGAGTACTAAACTCTACACTATAACTCAGGACAGTGAACCTAAATCAAACACATAACTGAAAACAAAAGACTTCAGCAAGTTGTAGAAAATATACCAAAGAGGAACTTGCAAGCAATTCAAAAGACAACGGCTAAAAACTTGTTTTGTTGCTTCATCATTGTTGCTGGCCATGAGAGCCTCAACATATTGCTTCCAGTATTTTGCCTAAAACAGGAATTTAAATAAGCAATGAAAACCAGTGATAGTGGATAAAAAGATTATCTGGACAAAGTTACATGCATTGAGCAATCAGAACAGCAATGTTATCAATGACACAGAGTACAAATTGGAGGGAAGAAACATGCGTGAGTATGTGAAGGACTTCTTAGATGTGACTTACTATCAGAAATAGGCACACAAACCTAGATTCATTAAGTcagaaatttaattaaactttaTCTACGGTATTAAGTTAAAATTATAGGAACATTTTCTAGGCTCTTCACAAACAGTAAAAGCAACCCACCAATGTGGCTGGTTTTAGATCTCCTAAGAAAAATTATACTCTGAAAAACTAAAGAAGTTCTTGACATCTTATAAACTTCTTCACTTGCACAATGTGATTCAGCATATGGCATGATAAACTAAAATGCACTGTCAAATGTCACACAACTGAAGAACTTCAAGATTATATCCTTATTTAACATAATATAGCCAGGCATGCATCTAGCATCTATCAAAAAAGTTACAGATATGATCCATCACACCCTTGCACAAAATAAGACCCGACACAATTGTGGTAATATAGTATAGCTACCCAATACCCAAACGAAGAAACACCAACACAGccagataaaaaaaaaggaaagtaaaTAAAGAGAATTTAGAGTTCAAGTCCCACAACATGTGCTTACCGAAGTGGGGAAATTGGCCAGAAGATGCTCATATATGGGCACTGCATCTGACATTGGCAACCGCTGCATAAACAAGATATACATTCATAAATAATCTGCACAGATAGTCATACGAATCCAAAGGGCAAAAACACACGCCAACTAAAAGATGATGATTGAATAAAATTAGGAGTACCAGTGCCTCATTAGCAAGCTTTTCAGCAGCTTCGACGTTAAGCTTATCTGCATTCCCATCTTGGTGATCAAGAAAACAATTTTGTTAAACATTACAACAGGCAAAAACATAAATTTTGGGATACGTAATTGAAGAGGAACGGAAAAAAAGTaccagaaagagagagagagttcgttTGTGCTGTCTCAGTGGCCATGAGCCCCAAATTATGACGATGAAACACTACAACTCAAAgccataaataattaatttggggTTAGATAAGACAGTGCCACCAGATCCAAAATCGGCGGCGGCAGTGGGTGGTGGAAGAAAGTTCCGGTGGTGATCCGGAATCACGTTTTGGCAACTGAACAGAGGCAGGATAATATAGCAAAGGTCAATCAAAATTATTTACAGGtctgattttatttaattttggaaataatctAGCCATTTTAATTACTCTTATATGGAAAGGAAAATCCCGCCTTTCTATTTCGAGACATCTGGGACTTTTTATCTAGACCCagctcatattttattttgatttggaCAATTACATACCTATCACATTTTTTcttactactcctactatatgTTGAtctattaaatcaaataaagaacACTACACGATTGATAGATTATCTATTTTCGGAAATAAAATGCAAGTGGTTGTTTGGTGCAATTTGGTGTATTAGACGAGCTGCATTCTATGACTTACATAACATCTATTGTACTTCTTCTTTCTTGttagaaaacaaattaaatggtATGCCTATTTAAAAAATTGACTATGTATAAAATCTTATTATGAATAGAAATGAATAGAGTAATGGGTAACATGCTTCctatcttctttttcttcttaacATGTTTGGCTAATAAATTAACATTCCATTTTGATCCGTGACATTTGTAAATTTGCAATTGAACGTGATATCATCAAGATAATAGTATAGGT
It contains:
- the LOC121788022 gene encoding cleavage stimulation factor subunit 77-like; this translates as MATETAQTNSLSLSDGNADKLNVEAAEKLANEALRLPMSDAVPIYEHLLANFPTSAKYWKQYVEALMASNNDEATKQVFSRCLLNCLQVPLWRCYIRFIRKVNDKKGIEGQEETKKAFEFMLNYVGSDIASGPVWMEYVAYLKSLPAQTTLEESQRMTTIRKLYQRAIVMPTHHVEQLWREYENFENSVSRALAKGLVTEYQPKYNSARAVYRERKKYVDEIDWNMLAVPPSGTPKEEMQWVAWKKLLSFEKGNPQRIDNVSANKRITFAYEQCLMYLYHYPDIWYDYAMWHAINGSQDSAIKVFQRALKALPDSGMLKYAYAELEETRGAAQVAKKVYESLLGDGVNATALSHIQFIRFLRRTEGVEAARKYFLDARKSPNCTYHVYVAYAMMAFCLDKDAKLAHNIFEAGLKRFMHEPSYILEYADFLCRLNDDRNIRALFERALSSLPPDESVEVWKRFAQFEQTYGDLTSMLKVEQRRKEALCRMTENGESILENSLQDVISRYSFMDLWPCSTKDLDHLSRQEWLFRGVNKKIENPTPVNGPSSADRTTPEVPINSNVSGKVVYPDVSRMVIYAPGQKPGITTPVVAGVSSTLPNGISGGAATINDTLKSLPPTLAVFVSNLPAVEGPSPDVDFVISICLQSNIPPASAKPSAPQQLPSGPVPSASDASGSSKLRQTRDRQAGKRKGMERQDDDDTSTIQSQPLPKDAFKIRQLQKALGASSRTGGASSRTGGTSSRTGGSASYGSGFSGDFSGSSG